A single window of Pontibacillus chungwhensis DNA harbors:
- a CDS encoding flagellar hook-associated protein 2, with protein sequence MSDMRIGGLATGMDIDKIVGDLMKAERIPLNKMEQEKTWLTWQRDAYRDMNKNFDELETMASDMKFSDVYNTKTTSSTMSDAVTATADSGASNGNYSVQVKQLASAAINTSRGAITKNGETLDLNASLESQQNKFKNGIDLTNLDLTMKTYNEDGSTNDVTIDITKDMSMNDIFKKINNSDLGVRAFYNEQADQVVLERTKTGDFNQTGEFRGAEIGFQSDSANLLTQTFGVWNSKQDKDGNWVKTEVGGKDAEFVYNNALTITSHDNSYKLNGVNFQFKDVTDGKNASVTVNNNVDHAVDKITKFVAKYNEIIESANKQVSERKNRDYKPLTDKEKEAMEEKEIELWEEQAKKGLLSNDSAIEGTLFSMRNQWYESVETSGNFNTITDIGIKTSSNYRDGGKLLITESELRSALENDPESVYKLFSGEGDKKGIADKLEESLRNGMKQIEAKAGKSTSVSNNFRIGKELDSIKDEMRDFEDRLTQIEDRYWSQFTAMEKAIQKLNSQSAQLMSQFG encoded by the coding sequence ATGAGTGATATGCGAATTGGTGGTCTGGCGACAGGTATGGACATTGATAAAATTGTCGGTGACCTTATGAAGGCTGAGCGAATTCCTTTAAATAAAATGGAGCAAGAGAAAACATGGTTAACTTGGCAGCGGGATGCTTACCGGGATATGAATAAAAATTTTGATGAACTTGAAACAATGGCTTCTGATATGAAGTTCTCTGACGTTTATAATACGAAGACTACTTCTTCCACTATGTCTGATGCTGTTACGGCTACAGCTGATTCGGGAGCGAGTAATGGGAATTATAGTGTTCAAGTGAAGCAACTTGCTTCGGCTGCGATTAATACGAGTCGAGGGGCAATAACGAAAAACGGAGAAACACTTGATTTGAATGCTTCGCTTGAGAGTCAGCAGAATAAGTTTAAAAACGGAATTGATTTAACGAATCTAGATTTAACAATGAAGACTTATAACGAAGATGGATCTACTAACGATGTAACCATAGATATAACGAAAGACATGTCTATGAACGATATATTTAAAAAGATTAATAACTCCGATCTTGGTGTGAGAGCTTTCTACAATGAACAGGCTGACCAAGTTGTTCTTGAACGTACAAAGACTGGAGACTTCAATCAAACGGGAGAATTTCGTGGTGCTGAAATTGGCTTTCAGAGTGATAGCGCTAACCTTTTAACTCAAACTTTTGGGGTTTGGAATAGCAAACAAGACAAAGACGGGAACTGGGTTAAAACAGAAGTAGGGGGCAAAGATGCTGAATTCGTCTACAATAATGCTTTAACCATTACTTCTCACGACAATTCTTACAAATTAAATGGTGTGAACTTCCAATTTAAAGACGTAACAGATGGGAAGAATGCTTCTGTTACAGTAAACAACAATGTTGACCACGCCGTGGATAAAATCACAAAATTTGTAGCCAAATATAATGAAATCATTGAGAGCGCAAATAAGCAAGTTAGTGAACGGAAAAATCGCGATTACAAACCGCTTACTGATAAAGAAAAAGAAGCGATGGAAGAAAAAGAAATAGAGCTATGGGAAGAACAAGCAAAGAAAGGGCTTCTAAGTAACGACTCTGCTATTGAGGGAACCCTTTTCTCGATGCGTAACCAATGGTATGAATCAGTTGAAACAAGCGGCAATTTTAACACCATTACTGATATCGGTATTAAAACTTCTTCTAACTATCGTGATGGCGGAAAGCTTTTAATTACGGAAAGTGAACTAAGATCGGCACTAGAAAATGATCCGGAATCAGTATACAAGCTATTTTCCGGTGAGGGCGATAAGAAAGGGATTGCTGATAAATTAGAAGAATCCCTTAGAAATGGCATGAAACAGATTGAAGCGAAAGCTGGGAAATCAACAAGTGTCAGCAACAACTTCCGAATCGGAAAAGAATTAGATTCTATTAAAGATGAAATGAGAGATTTCGAAGATCGCTTAACTCAAATAGAAGATCGGTATTGGTCCCAATTTACTGCTATGGAAAAAGCTATTCAAAAGCTAAATTCACAATCGGCTCAGCTAATGAGTCAGTTTGGATAA
- the hpf gene encoding ribosome hibernation-promoting factor, HPF/YfiA family produces the protein MKYNIRGENLEVTAAINDYVEKKIGKLGRYFDEEPTSEVHVNLSVYNDEQQIEVTIPMKNLLLRAEERHVDLYAAIDLVVGKLERQIRKHKTKINRKFRNEGAPKYVFAEMEKSSQQADPYDDEDIEIVKNKRFDLKPMDSEEAVLQMDMLGHSFFVFTNSDTNNTNVVYRRRDGKYGLIEPN, from the coding sequence ATGAAGTACAACATTCGTGGTGAAAATCTTGAGGTAACGGCGGCGATTAATGATTACGTCGAGAAGAAGATTGGTAAGTTAGGCCGTTACTTTGATGAGGAGCCTACATCAGAGGTACATGTCAATTTAAGTGTCTATAATGATGAGCAGCAAATTGAGGTTACAATTCCAATGAAAAATCTCTTACTCCGTGCTGAAGAACGGCACGTGGACTTATACGCTGCCATTGACCTTGTGGTAGGGAAGTTAGAACGCCAAATCCGCAAGCATAAAACAAAAATTAACCGTAAATTCCGTAACGAAGGCGCACCTAAGTACGTTTTCGCGGAAATGGAAAAGAGCTCACAGCAAGCTGATCCTTATGATGACGAAGATATTGAAATTGTTAAAAACAAGCGATTTGACCTGAAACCAATGGATTCTGAAGAAGCGGTATTACAAATGGATATGCTGGGCCATAGCTTCTTCGTCTTCACAAACAGCGACACGAACAACACAAACGTTGTATACCGTCGCCGCGACGGCAAATATGGTTTAATCGAACCAAATTAA
- the fliS gene encoding flagellar export chaperone FliS, translating to MSMQAYQAYQNNSVETASPGELTLMLYNGCLKFMKLAKKGIEEKNIELRNTNIQKAQKIVQELMITMNPDYSITQEVMPLYDYVNRRLMDANLKNDATILDEAFGIMTDFRDTWKEVVKQTRQQQFGAGGNA from the coding sequence ATGTCTATGCAGGCCTATCAAGCGTATCAAAATAACTCTGTAGAAACAGCATCACCAGGTGAACTAACGCTGATGCTGTATAACGGCTGCTTAAAGTTTATGAAACTGGCGAAAAAGGGCATTGAAGAGAAGAATATTGAGCTTCGTAATACCAACATTCAGAAGGCTCAAAAAATCGTTCAGGAGCTTATGATTACGATGAATCCAGATTACTCCATTACACAGGAAGTTATGCCGCTTTATGATTATGTGAACCGCCGCTTAATGGATGCGAATCTTAAGAATGATGCGACCATTTTAGATGAAGCATTTGGGATTATGACAGATTTCCGGGATACGTGGAAAGAAGTTGTAAAACAAACGCGTCAACAACAGTTTGGCGCAGGTGGGAACGCTTAA
- the flgL gene encoding flagellar hook-associated protein FlgL — MRVTQSMLTNNMLSNMSKSYEQMGKYQEQLSTGKKISRPSDDPVVAMKGMNYRSQLTEIEQFQRNIGEVHNWMNNSDAALDKTTKALQRLRELAVQASNDTYETGQRENIAEEVKQLKAHLKDLANTKVNNKYIFNGTNTSEPPVTVNVGDGSLSKNFNQEFVNMEVSAGTKLNVNVDGNKVFGKDLFANVDQFIDNLSSGEGLEESIAAIDRNINDVVNTRADLGARMNRVELVEDRLSSQEVMANRILSDNEDAELEKVITKLKTQESVHRAALSVGARIIQPTLMDFLR, encoded by the coding sequence ATTCGTGTAACGCAGAGCATGTTAACGAATAATATGCTGAGTAATATGAGTAAGAGCTATGAGCAAATGGGTAAGTATCAGGAGCAACTTTCTACTGGGAAGAAGATCAGCCGACCTTCCGATGATCCTGTTGTCGCTATGAAAGGTATGAACTATCGGAGCCAGTTAACAGAAATTGAGCAGTTTCAGCGTAATATTGGTGAAGTTCATAATTGGATGAATAACTCGGATGCGGCTCTTGATAAGACAACGAAAGCGTTGCAACGATTGCGGGAGCTAGCGGTTCAGGCTAGTAATGATACTTACGAGACCGGGCAACGTGAGAATATAGCTGAAGAAGTAAAGCAACTTAAGGCTCATTTAAAAGACCTTGCAAATACGAAAGTAAATAACAAGTATATCTTTAATGGAACCAACACGTCTGAGCCTCCTGTAACCGTTAATGTGGGGGACGGAAGTTTGAGTAAGAACTTTAACCAAGAGTTTGTTAACATGGAAGTTTCAGCTGGAACCAAATTAAATGTTAACGTAGACGGCAATAAGGTTTTCGGGAAGGATCTTTTCGCAAATGTTGATCAGTTTATTGATAACTTAAGCTCAGGAGAAGGCCTTGAGGAATCTATTGCTGCAATAGATCGTAATATTAATGATGTGGTGAATACCAGGGCAGACCTCGGGGCACGTATGAACCGAGTAGAGCTTGTAGAAGATCGCCTTTCAAGCCAAGAAGTTATGGCTAATCGAATTCTTTCTGATAATGAAGATGCAGAGTTAGAAAAAGTCATTACAAAATTAAAGACCCAGGAAAGTGTGCACCGAGCGGCACTTAGTGTAGGGGCGCGTATTATTCAGCCGACATTAATGGATTTTCTAAGATAA
- a CDS encoding flagellar protein FliT, producing MSQVDQLHDITSELYELSQQPPKATEREEFVEKLTGLLEQRERLIEGLEGPYTDEEREKGQEVIRMNKVVNERVSIHMKQLKTEIAHMKKRKTSNQKYTNPYQSVSSYDGMFLDKKK from the coding sequence ATGAGTCAAGTTGATCAACTTCATGACATTACTTCAGAGCTATACGAACTATCTCAACAGCCGCCAAAAGCGACTGAGCGTGAAGAGTTTGTTGAGAAGCTTACTGGTTTACTAGAGCAAAGAGAAAGGCTTATAGAGGGTTTAGAAGGCCCTTATACAGATGAAGAACGGGAAAAAGGCCAAGAGGTCATTCGGATGAACAAAGTCGTGAATGAACGTGTTTCAATTCATATGAAGCAATTGAAAACAGAAATTGCTCACATGAAAAAACGAAAAACATCAAATCAGAAATACACTAACCCCTATCAAAGTGTGTCTTCATACGATGGGATGTTTCTAGACAAGAAGAAGTAG
- the flaG gene encoding flagellar protein FlaG — protein MGNIVHDSLLLQRAERINVNTTSSEGLVEDKKSSVPYQETEKLLDKEEAKEIVQSMNEFLEPAQTELKFEFHDKLEEYYVTLVNPETDEVIKEIPPKKLLDIYASMAEFLGFLVDRKV, from the coding sequence GTGGGTAACATTGTACATGATTCCCTACTTCTGCAACGGGCTGAGCGCATCAATGTGAATACAACATCGTCAGAGGGTTTGGTTGAGGACAAAAAATCAAGCGTTCCCTATCAGGAAACAGAGAAACTATTAGACAAAGAAGAGGCTAAAGAAATTGTTCAGAGTATGAATGAATTTTTGGAGCCTGCGCAAACCGAACTTAAATTTGAATTTCATGATAAATTAGAAGAATATTACGTAACGTTAGTGAACCCTGAGACAGATGAAGTAATAAAGGAAATTCCTCCTAAGAAGCTGTTAGATATTTATGCATCTATGGCGGAATTTCTAGGCTTTCTTGTGGATCGAAAAGTATAA
- the fliW gene encoding flagellar assembly protein FliW: MNINTKYFGEVEVKEEEVVIFPNGLPGFEEELEFVILPIDEGGIYHSMQSVHKEEVSLVIANPYLFFKNYEFELDDQTLDTLHIERPEDVAVFSVLTLREPFSDTTANLQAPIIVNKSNQKGKQLILTNTPYMTRHLIAEGGDTDAHTE, from the coding sequence ATGAATATAAACACAAAGTACTTTGGAGAAGTGGAAGTTAAAGAAGAAGAAGTGGTTATTTTCCCAAATGGGTTACCAGGTTTTGAAGAGGAGCTAGAGTTTGTGATTCTTCCGATTGATGAAGGAGGAATCTATCATTCTATGCAGTCCGTTCATAAAGAAGAGGTGTCATTGGTAATCGCGAACCCATATCTTTTCTTTAAGAATTATGAGTTTGAACTAGATGATCAAACGCTAGATACCTTACATATTGAGAGACCTGAGGATGTAGCCGTATTTTCTGTTCTTACACTGCGAGAACCATTTAGTGACACAACAGCAAACCTTCAGGCACCGATTATTGTGAATAAAAGTAACCAAAAAGGAAAGCAGCTCATTTTAACAAATACTCCTTACATGACAAGGCATCTTATAGCTGAAGGCGGTGACACGGATGCTCATACTGAATAG
- the secA gene encoding preprotein translocase subunit SecA, with amino-acid sequence MRALLKKVFGDDNSRQLKKMQRVVDQIESLEPQYEKYSDEDLRAKTEEFKERYQKGEDLNDILPDAYAVVREGAKRVLGLRPYPVQLSGAVALHEGDIAEMKTGEGKTLASALPAYLNAITGKGVHIITVNDYLATRDSSEMGQLHEFLGLTVGLNLNGMSKEEKKEAYDADITYGTNNEFGFDYLRDNMVLYKEQMVQRPLHFAIIDEVDSILIDEARTPLIISGSAQKSANLYHQADQYVRTLKEEDDYTYDEKTKGVQLTEQGINKAERFFNIENLYDLSNVSITHHINQALKAHTSMLRDQDYVVQEGEVVIVDQFTGRLMKGRSYSDGLHQAIEAKEGLQIRNESQTLATITFQNYFRMYEKISGMTGTAKTEEEEFRNIYNMNVVVIPTNKPIARDDKADMIYKSTDAKFLAVVEDIKERYKNGQPVLVGTVAVETSELISKYLDKAKVPHNVLNAKNHFREAEIIENAGQKGAVTIATNMAGRGTDIKLGDGVRELGGLAVIGTERHESRRIDNQLRGRSGRQGDPGVSQFYLAMEDELMRRFGSDNMRNMMDRLGMDDSQPIESKMVSRAVESAQKRVEGNNFDARKTLLAYDDVLRQQREVIYKQRFDVLTSDNLREIIEEMMKSTVERQVGLHTEDEMDENWDLDALVAYLKANVLEEGDIEASELKGKDPEEMIELIMDKVKERYDKKEEELTPEQMREFEKVILLRTVDSKWMDHIDQMDQLRQGIHLRAYGQNDPLREYQFEGFAMFEKMIAAIEEEVSKYVMKAQIRENLQRQEVAKGAQAVSGGGESQQKEKKRKPVVKTDHVKRNDPCPCGSGKKYKNCHGQ; translated from the coding sequence ATGCGTGCTTTGCTGAAAAAAGTATTTGGAGACGATAATTCACGCCAGCTTAAGAAGATGCAGCGTGTCGTCGATCAAATTGAATCTTTAGAACCTCAATATGAGAAGTACTCTGATGAGGATCTTCGTGCGAAAACAGAAGAATTTAAAGAACGTTATCAAAAAGGTGAAGATCTGAATGATATTCTTCCAGATGCCTACGCGGTCGTTCGTGAAGGAGCGAAACGTGTACTAGGATTGCGCCCTTACCCGGTTCAGCTATCAGGTGCAGTGGCCCTTCATGAAGGGGATATTGCCGAGATGAAAACGGGTGAAGGTAAAACGCTAGCCTCAGCACTACCAGCCTATTTAAACGCCATTACAGGTAAAGGGGTTCACATTATCACCGTCAACGATTACTTGGCGACTCGTGACTCCAGTGAAATGGGACAATTACACGAATTCCTTGGACTGACTGTTGGATTAAACTTAAACGGCATGTCGAAGGAAGAGAAGAAAGAAGCTTACGACGCTGATATTACGTATGGTACGAACAACGAATTCGGGTTCGATTACCTGCGTGACAATATGGTGTTATATAAAGAACAAATGGTACAGCGCCCGCTTCATTTTGCCATCATTGATGAAGTTGACTCGATCTTAATTGACGAGGCGCGTACACCGCTAATTATTTCAGGTTCTGCACAGAAGTCAGCAAACCTGTATCACCAGGCAGACCAATACGTGCGTACACTGAAGGAAGAAGACGACTACACGTACGATGAGAAGACAAAAGGCGTTCAGCTTACAGAACAAGGGATTAATAAAGCCGAACGTTTCTTCAATATTGAGAACTTGTATGATCTTTCTAACGTATCGATCACACACCACATTAACCAGGCGCTAAAAGCACACACGTCTATGCTTCGCGACCAGGATTACGTTGTGCAGGAAGGCGAAGTGGTCATCGTTGACCAATTTACCGGTCGTCTAATGAAAGGTCGTAGCTACAGCGACGGCTTACATCAGGCGATTGAGGCGAAAGAAGGCCTTCAGATTCGTAACGAAAGCCAGACGCTTGCCACAATTACATTCCAGAACTACTTCCGTATGTACGAGAAGATCTCTGGTATGACTGGTACAGCGAAAACGGAAGAAGAAGAGTTCCGTAACATTTATAATATGAACGTTGTGGTCATTCCGACGAACAAACCAATCGCTCGTGATGACAAGGCGGACATGATTTATAAATCAACGGATGCCAAATTCCTTGCCGTTGTAGAAGACATTAAAGAACGTTATAAAAATGGACAGCCCGTTCTTGTTGGTACGGTAGCCGTTGAAACCTCTGAGCTTATTTCAAAATACTTGGATAAAGCGAAAGTACCGCACAATGTGCTAAACGCGAAGAACCACTTCCGTGAAGCCGAAATTATCGAAAACGCTGGTCAAAAAGGCGCTGTGACGATTGCCACGAACATGGCCGGTCGTGGTACGGATATCAAGCTTGGCGATGGTGTTCGTGAACTTGGTGGACTAGCCGTAATCGGTACAGAGCGCCACGAATCACGCCGTATCGATAACCAGTTGCGCGGTCGTTCCGGACGTCAGGGTGACCCTGGTGTGTCTCAGTTCTATCTTGCGATGGAAGACGAATTAATGCGTCGCTTCGGTTCTGACAACATGCGCAACATGATGGACCGCCTTGGTATGGATGACTCTCAACCGATCGAGAGTAAAATGGTATCTCGTGCCGTTGAATCTGCGCAAAAACGCGTTGAGGGGAATAACTTTGATGCTCGTAAAACGCTTCTTGCGTATGACGACGTTCTTCGTCAGCAGCGTGAGGTCATTTACAAGCAACGTTTTGATGTTTTAACCTCTGACAACCTGCGTGAAATCATTGAGGAAATGATGAAATCCACCGTTGAGCGTCAAGTTGGTCTTCACACCGAAGATGAGATGGACGAGAACTGGGATCTTGATGCTTTAGTCGCTTATCTGAAAGCGAATGTCCTTGAAGAAGGCGATATTGAAGCTTCAGAATTGAAAGGGAAAGACCCTGAAGAGATGATCGAACTGATCATGGACAAAGTGAAAGAACGCTATGACAAGAAGGAAGAAGAACTAACGCCTGAACAGATGCGTGAGTTCGAGAAAGTTATCCTCCTTCGTACAGTTGATTCGAAGTGGATGGATCACATTGATCAGATGGACCAATTGCGCCAGGGTATTCACCTTCGTGCGTATGGCCAGAACGATCCACTGCGTGAGTATCAGTTCGAAGGTTTCGCGATGTTTGAGAAGATGATTGCAGCTATTGAAGAAGAAGTTTCTAAATATGTGATGAAAGCTCAAATTCGTGAGAACCTGCAGCGCCAGGAAGTTGCTAAAGGAGCACAGGCAGTTTCTGGTGGCGGAGAGAGTCAGCAAAAAGAGAAGAAACGTAAACCTGTTGTGAAAACTGACCACGTAAAGCGCAATGACCCTTGTCCTTGCGGTAGCGGTAAGAAATACAAGAACTGTCACGGTCAATAA
- a CDS encoding DUF6470 family protein — protein sequence MKTPQIQIQTTLAKIGLTIQNAKHTYKQRPAEQQIQQPKADLSIKQESPKLSINQTKAWQNIGLKSVFVRAEEYASHAKQKGLEHIATMAQEGDELMRIENGGNPIASQAKRTVEGLWDFTINPGGRPAYELVDLSFNTGRATIDVKRNEPILRATRNEPQFQYERGQVTARIEQYSDVNIDFKNLTFKGYRFETNI from the coding sequence ATGAAGACTCCTCAAATTCAAATACAGACAACTCTAGCTAAGATTGGCTTAACCATACAAAATGCTAAACATACATATAAACAACGACCAGCAGAGCAACAGATTCAACAGCCAAAGGCAGACCTATCTATTAAGCAAGAATCCCCAAAGCTATCTATTAATCAAACAAAAGCATGGCAAAATATCGGGTTAAAAAGTGTTTTTGTCCGCGCAGAAGAATACGCCAGTCATGCCAAACAAAAAGGTTTAGAACATATAGCTACTATGGCGCAAGAAGGCGATGAACTAATGAGGATCGAAAATGGAGGTAATCCCATTGCATCTCAAGCCAAAAGAACAGTAGAAGGTCTTTGGGACTTCACTATTAACCCTGGTGGTCGTCCGGCTTATGAATTGGTAGACCTTTCATTTAATACTGGCAGAGCAACGATAGATGTGAAGCGCAACGAGCCGATTCTAAGAGCAACGAGAAATGAGCCACAGTTCCAATATGAGCGGGGACAAGTCACAGCAAGGATTGAGCAATATTCTGATGTGAATATAGATTTTAAGAACTTAACATTTAAGGGTTATCGATTTGAAACCAATATATAA
- the csrA gene encoding carbon storage regulator CsrA has product MLILNRKKDESIQIGDDIEIKVVAVEGDQIKIGIEAPRSVDVYRKEIYIKIQEENQEASNASDDLINLLKSFKKE; this is encoded by the coding sequence ATGCTCATACTGAATAGAAAGAAAGATGAATCAATTCAAATTGGCGATGATATTGAAATTAAAGTAGTTGCCGTTGAAGGGGATCAGATAAAAATTGGTATAGAAGCTCCTCGCTCTGTTGATGTGTACAGAAAGGAAATTTACATAAAGATCCAAGAAGAGAATCAGGAAGCAAGTAACGCGTCAGACGACCTTATTAATTTGCTAAAAAGTTTCAAAAAAGAGTAA
- a CDS encoding flagellin, whose translation MRINHNIAALNTYRQLNSANNGSAASMEKLSSGLRINKAGDDAAGLAISEKMRGQIRGLDQANRNSQDAISMIQTAEGALNETHSILQRMRELSAQASNGTQTDDDRESLQAEVEQLQSEIDRIGNTTEFNTKSLLNGEQNQSSELSTPGTANIQGVKVKEFMVEDTYSLTITSADEVATDINDGGTGLDNSTKVSLSTTTNGDFNIGDAYSLKVEDGSSPGTKKVSLLDSTGALVGSAADNINTSSGNTTFSVGSDELTIDNTAISSNGTASFTVGETATYALADSNSNTVATLTDEVTTDGKVKIGGLELSVDNTLTNNSGDTDIEVSGDGIRFQIGANENQTTSMTIGDMRSEALGINGVDISTQSGAESAITTIDNAIKSVSEERAKLGANQNRLEHTINNLGTSSENLTAAESRIRDVDYASVA comes from the coding sequence ATGAGAATTAATCATAATATTGCGGCGTTGAATACTTATCGTCAGTTAAACAGTGCAAATAATGGTTCAGCTGCTTCTATGGAGAAACTATCTTCAGGTCTACGTATTAACAAGGCTGGAGACGACGCTGCCGGACTAGCAATTTCTGAGAAAATGAGAGGTCAAATTCGTGGATTAGATCAAGCTAATAGAAACTCACAAGATGCTATCTCTATGATTCAAACTGCAGAAGGTGCATTAAATGAAACTCACAGTATTTTACAACGTATGCGTGAATTGTCTGCACAGGCTTCTAACGGAACGCAAACTGATGATGATCGTGAATCATTACAAGCGGAAGTGGAGCAATTACAATCTGAGATTGACCGAATTGGTAATACTACCGAATTTAATACTAAGAGCTTATTGAATGGTGAGCAAAACCAATCCTCAGAATTATCTACACCTGGGACTGCAAATATCCAGGGTGTAAAAGTGAAGGAATTTATGGTAGAGGATACTTATTCATTAACTATAACATCAGCTGATGAAGTAGCAACTGATATTAATGATGGTGGTACGGGGCTTGACAATTCAACTAAGGTTAGTTTATCAACTACAACTAATGGTGACTTCAATATTGGTGACGCTTATTCACTGAAGGTTGAAGACGGATCAAGTCCAGGAACGAAAAAAGTTTCTCTATTAGATTCTACAGGTGCACTTGTAGGGAGTGCGGCTGATAATATTAATACATCATCTGGCAATACCACTTTTAGTGTAGGTAGCGATGAATTGACAATAGATAATACAGCAATTTCCTCCAATGGAACAGCTAGTTTTACAGTGGGTGAAACTGCTACTTATGCATTAGCCGACAGCAACTCAAATACAGTTGCCACTCTAACGGATGAAGTTACTACTGACGGTAAAGTGAAAATCGGTGGATTAGAATTATCGGTTGATAACACATTAACTAATAACAGTGGTGATACAGACATAGAGGTTTCTGGTGATGGTATTCGATTCCAAATTGGTGCTAACGAGAACCAAACCACCTCAATGACAATAGGTGATATGAGATCAGAAGCTTTAGGAATTAATGGAGTAGATATTTCTACACAATCAGGAGCAGAGTCTGCAATTACTACAATTGACAATGCTATTAAAAGTGTTTCAGAAGAACGTGCAAAACTAGGTGCAAATCAAAACCGTCTAGAACATACGATTAACAATTTAGGTACATCTTCTGAAAACTTAACAGCAGCGGAATCTCGAATCCGCGACGTAGATTATGCTTCGGTTGCATAA
- a CDS encoding flagellin has protein sequence MAKEMMNQTKESILAQASQAMLAKANQQPQGVLQLLR, from the coding sequence ATGGCCAAAGAAATGATGAACCAAACAAAAGAAAGTATTCTGGCTCAGGCTTCTCAAGCGATGCTTGCAAAAGCAAACCAACAGCCTCAAGGAGTACTTCAACTATTACGTTAA